A region from the Branchiostoma lanceolatum isolate klBraLanc5 chromosome 2, klBraLanc5.hap2, whole genome shotgun sequence genome encodes:
- the LOC136426764 gene encoding uncharacterized protein, whose amino-acid sequence MRVLLVLPLLLTAVVATDFFHQVMPGDKCAHQEMTYGNGDQWHWDKYPAEDVCAFCECISPISEGHVGIVCRKTTPPPALPGCQIYQNPEDCSNFPMVCPNMDINTDLDTSLLIGPL is encoded by the exons ATGCGTGTGCTGTTGGTTCTCCCCCTCCTGCTGACGGCGGTGGTGGCGACGGACTTCTTCCACCAAGTCATGCCag GTGACAAGTGCGCACACCAGGAGATGACGTATGGAAACGGCGACCAATGGCACTGGGACAAGTACCCAGCCGAGGACGTCTGCGCCTTCTGTGAATGCATCAGTCCTATCTCTGAGGGTCACGTCGGTATCGTCTGCAGGAA GACCACCCCTCCCCCGGCCCTTCCCGGCTGTCAGATATACCAGAACCCTGAAGACTGCAGCAACTTCCCCATGGTCTGTCCTAATATGGACATCAACACCGACCTCGACACCTCCCTGCTGATTGGTCCGCTGTGA